The following proteins are co-located in the Triticum aestivum cultivar Chinese Spring chromosome 1A, IWGSC CS RefSeq v2.1, whole genome shotgun sequence genome:
- the LOC123065711 gene encoding pre-rRNA 2'-O-ribose RNA methyltransferase — MGKAKGKQRQDEYYHLAKEQGYRSRAAFKLQQLDDRFRFLPAAHAVLDLCAAPGGWMQVAVARAPVGAFVVGVDLVPIRPVRGAHSLTEDITTTKCRSAVRRLMDSKGVAAFDVVLHDGSPNVGGAWAQEATAQSALVIDAVRLATVFLAPKGTFITKVFRSQDYSAIMFCLKQLFDKVEVTKPRASRGTSAEIYIICLKYKAPAKIQPELLDIKHLFNVDPEKSMPTDVLDPKNAKKRTRGGYAPGVTVLEKVGLASDFIWSEVQKPRDFLGSFTKISFNDPASLPIKNHELTTDEVKYLCEDLQVLDKNSFKHILKWRTRIRKALPSSSQVTPKVKDDVQLLQEMEEMDSDEEHQLEEMLDEAYVRYVTKKGEEVQQEHKHAKQIDPDADAGLLEGGEDDGGDIGMDQGCNEDQDQETSPLLLCLDTEKPTEEQDCKAVVQSGCVRRSRKKGRSGKGGTKGGQGKMGAAGQKKGGMRGKAAKRPAAEPCIELN, encoded by the coding sequence atgggcaaGGCGAAGGGGAAGCAGCGGCAGGACGAGTACTACCACCTCGCCAAGGAGCAGGGCTACCGGAGCCGGGCGGCCTTCAAGCTGCAGCAGCTCGACGACCGCTTCCGGTTCCTCCCGGCGGCGCACGCCGTGCTCGACCTCTGCGCGGCGCCGGGGGGCTGGATGCAGGTGGCCGTTGCCCGCGCCCCCGTCGGCGccttcgtcgtcggcgtcgaccTCGTGCCCATCCGCCCCGTCCGCGGCGCGCACTCCCTCACGGAGGACATCACCACCACCAAGTGCCGCTCCGCCGTGCGGAGGCTCATGGACTCCAAGGGGGTCGCCGCCTTCGACGTCGTCCTCCATGACGGCTCGCCCAACGTCGGCGGCGCGTGGGCGCAGGAGGCCACCGCGCAGTCCGCGCTCGTCATCGACGCCGTTCGCCTGGCCACCGTGTTCCTCGCCCCCAAGGGCACCTTCATCACCAAGGTCTTCAGGTCTCAGGATTACAGTGCTATCATGTTCTGCCTGAAGCAGCTGTTTGATAAGGTCGAGGTGACTAAACCTAGAGCGAGTCGCGGCACATCCGCTGAAATTTACATCATCTGCCTGAAGTACAAAGCCCCCGCAAAGATTCAACCAGAGCTTCTGGATATCAAGCACCTGTTCAATGTGGATCCAGAGAAGAGCATGCCTACGGATGTACTTGATCCTAAGAATGCAAAGAAGAGAACTCGTGGCGGGTATGCGCCTGGAGTCACGGTACTGGAGAAAGTCGGTCTGGCATCAGATTTTATATGGTCCGAAGTGCAGAAACCCCGGGATTTTCTGGGTTCTTTTACTAAGATTTCATTTAATGATCCTGCATCTCTGCCTATCAAGAACCATGAGCTCACCACAGATGAGGTAAAATACCTTTGTGAGGATTTGCAGGTGTTGGACAAAAATAGCTTCAAGCATATCTTGAAGTGGCGCACACGCATAAGGAAAGCGCTGCCATCATCTTCGCAGGTTACACCAAAGGTCAAAGATGATGTTCAGCTTTTACAGGAAATGGAAGAAATGGATTCTGATGAAGAACACCAACTGGAGGAGATGCTTGATGAAGCTTATGTGCGTTATGTGACCAAAAAGGGTGAAGAAGTACAACAAGAACACAAACATGCCAAGCAAATCGATCCTGATGCTGATGCAGGTTTGTTAGAGGGAGGTGAAGATGATGGTGGCGACATTGGCATGGATCAAGGTTGTAATGAAGATCAAGACCAAGAGACTAGCCCCCTTTTATTATGTCTAGATACAGAGAAGCCAACAGAAGAGCAAGATTGTAAAGCAGTGGTTCAGTCAGGATGTGTTCGCAGAAGCAGGAAGAAGGGAAGGAGTGGCAAAGGAGGCACCAAGGGAGGGCAAGGGAAGATGGGTGCCGCCGGCCAGAAGAAAGGGGGCATGCGAGGGAAAGCTGCGAAGAGGCCGGCGGCAGAGCCCTGCATTGAGTTGAATTAG